In Geopsychrobacter electrodiphilus DSM 16401, a single window of DNA contains:
- the rplK gene encoding 50S ribosomal protein L11 — protein MAKKVIGQIKLQITAGKANPSPPVGPALGQHGVNIMEFCKAYNAKTQDQEGLVIPVVITVYGDRSFTFITKTPPAAVLLLRAAKLKSGSGVPNKTKVGSVTEEQILEIARLKMADLNAFSEEAAVRTIKGTARSMGIEIA, from the coding sequence ATGGCTAAAAAAGTTATTGGACAGATCAAATTGCAGATCACTGCCGGTAAGGCGAACCCTTCGCCTCCAGTTGGTCCCGCGCTCGGTCAGCACGGGGTTAATATTATGGAGTTCTGTAAGGCATATAATGCCAAGACACAGGATCAAGAAGGTCTCGTTATTCCGGTAGTCATTACCGTCTATGGTGACCGATCTTTTACCTTTATTACCAAAACTCCACCCGCAGCGGTTCTCTTGCTGCGTGCGGCCAAGCTCAAGTCTGGTTCCGGCGTGCCGAATAAGACGAAGGTTGGAAGCGTAACTGAAGAGCAGATTCTGGAAATTGCGCGGTTGAAGATGGCTGACCTCAATGCTTTCTCCGAAGAAGCGGCGGTCCGGACTATTAAGGGAACTGCACGTAGCATGGGAATTGAAATCGCCTGA